TTTTTTTAAGAAAATTAATATGTAAATAAAAACATACAGCTATGTTATTGATTAACTAGCTGTATGTTTTTTGATTCATATTATATTATATAATCAATTATTTGTATTTCTATTATAGTTATACTATTCTAACTAACTTTAAACACTATCTATTGATTACCAATTCATAATTCTCCAATCAGTTGAATTTTTGATTTCTCCAACTAAATTACCATTAGAATCATACTCTGGTATATATTTTGCCCTAGTAAAGACTTTAGAATTAGCTGTAAAAGGCTTACCATTTCTATCAAATATTTTTCCTTTATCATTTATACAAGGAATTTTGTCATTCTCTTTAGTAACATCATTATAAAGATATAAGTAATCATTATTATAAGTAGAATTTGCGCTAGCAAAACCGCTTTTTACATCTATATAATATAGTTGGCCATCAATAATAAGTGGTCCATCTATACAGTGTCCATCTTTATCAGCAAACATCCAAACATCAGAAAAATAATTTGATTCAGTATCTCTTATAAAACCAGTTGCCATTTTTCCTGAAGCATAAAAGTAATAAGTGTATTTACTACCTGGCATTTCCCAGTTTTGTCTATTATCAGCCATTTGACCATATTTACCGAAATAATACCATGCGTTATTATAATAAAGCCATTCATTTGTTGCATAACTTCCATCATCTTTTAAATACTTCCAATAACGATCATATGAAGGTCCACTTTGTTCCCAGATTCCTGCAAAAACTGTAGTAGAACTTGTACACACCATTAATCCAAGCAATATACACCCTATAATTCTTTTTTTCATCCCTATCATCTCCCTAAAAATATTAAATTCTTTGCAATAGCGTCTCTTCTATTGCAAAGAACAATTGAAGAAACTAATCTAATGTTTCCGTATGAGTGCTATTATACCAATCATAAAGCTTTTTAAAATCTATTGAAAAAGTATTAGCAGGAATCTCTTTACCATTTGCATCTAATTTCGTATCATCTCTACCATCTATTGCAAAAGTTATTCTATTAAAATTAAAATTGCACCTAAGAGGTAAGTATTTGCCATCTACCTTCTCTTCTGCTATAAGTGCTATAGCCCAATCTGCATCTCTATCTTCTCCATTTTTTCTTTGAACCCCTAGCCCTACACTTGTCTTATTAGTTGCACCATATAAATATCCACCATGTTTTGCATCAGAAGCAGTACTATAGAATTTTACTCCACAGAAAGTTTCTCCTCCTCCATCTTTATTTTTTTCCTCAAATCCTTTAGGTGCTCCATTTTTTAATGCCTTCCCATCATATTGAATCCACAAAGACCCATTCATAGTATCTCCAGTTTTCTTTACGAAATTACCTAATGCTGCATTTAATGCCTTAACTAAATCTTCAAGCAATCCCTTTATTTTTTTCAATACCTCCCATACATCTCCAATGTCTGTCCATATTTTCTCAACTTCATCATTTACTGCAGCCAATAAATCGTTTATTTGATCTTGAATATTTCCCCGAATACCTTTCAAGCTATTTAGTTCTGTTATTGTAATACCACTTTCTTCAACGCAAGAAGTGCCTATAGAACTTTTACAATTTTCTATTGTTCTATTTTCAGGAACACCTGTTACAAGAACCCTTGAACCTTTTCTTCTTGGCGCTTCTCCTGTGTCTGGATTTATATCTGTTGGCTCACAATGCCTTACCATATTATCATCAGCAGCATAAACTTTTCCTTCTTTATCTGTAAGCATTACTTTATTTGCATTATCCATACCTTGATCAATTGCTACATAATTCTTAAAGTTCTTCCAGATTTGATCTGCTTCTAAGGTAAGTTCCCAAATTCTTCTTTCATAGTCATAATGCCTGTGTCGAACACTTGCATATCTATTATCATATATAGATTTTGGTCTTATATAACGTGTTGCAGCTGGCATTTCTCCTGTTGGTACACATTCATTAAAATTATACATAAGGCATGCACTTGACATATATGGCTGAATTCTTATTTCTGTTTTTTCATCTATTGCCATATATAATTCAAATATATGAGTTACTACTTGAAGCCCATCTAGTGGTTCCACTATTGTATTTACATGATATAATCTCATAATATCAATATAAGTTTGATATTTATCCCCTTGATCTGCATCATTATTCTTTGGGAATGGCTTTCTCATTCTCTTTGTTTCATTATATGGCTCAGCTTCTTGAATAGTTTTTGGTAACTCTTGGTAATTACCACGAATTTTAGTTTCTAGATCTATTCTTGATAATGGACCAGTATGCACATCTGTAATCGCTTCAACATCTTCGTCTCTATATTCCAAGTGAGGAATAGGATCATCTTTAAAATCATGTCTTCTTTCACTTCCTTGTTCAATAAGAGGGTCTAACTGACTTAACTCAGTAAAATTGAAGTTTGCATTACTAGAATCTTTATCTGAAGACTTTCCGCCCTCACCATCAGATGAGCTCGAACCTCCTGGTCCTGAACCTCCACTTGGATCCGAATCTCCATCTGCCATAGCAAGACCTAATTCCTTCAAACGTGCAAGTTCACTTTCTAAAGCTAGTTTATAATCATTTCCATAAGCTAACTTTAGTTCTCTTAACCTTTTAGCTTTTTCCACATCAGGTTTTGTAAAATACAAGTTTGCCATTGCACTTTTAGTACCACCAGATAATTCATTTGTAACATCATTTTGATAATTTTTTGTTCCTGTATTACCGCTATAACTCCAGCTATATTGCGGGAAATTAGGATAGCTTGCAGAATATCCATCAATAACTGCACCCGAAGCATCTTTATCTCCATTTTCATCATCTGTATCCCAATTTCTTTTATCATCCTTGGTATAGCCTTTGTTTAAATTAGAGTCCATATCCTCATAACTAGGAGTAGTATAGACATCTTTTTCTGATAAAAATGGCAAGGTTTCATCATGTAAACTTACATAAAAATATTTTCTTATACCATTCCAAGCATCATTCATTGTAGTATCTTTTGTATATAATGGATCTTCAAATAATCCAACATGGAAATCAAAAGTTGTTGCATTATCATTTTTAAGTAAAGTAACGCAGCCCCTTAAAGCTCCATTATACACACCTTCTGTTAAAAGGTTAGTTGTATGAAATACATCTGGGTCGTATTCGTCTAAGAATTGTGGGGTATTTGCCTTAAATTGATCTCTTATATCAAGTGTTGCAAGAGCTTGATTTAAAGAATTTATATTTTTTGCAGGAATAGTTACATTTCCTCCTGGAACTACAACATCTTTAGGATCTACTCCAAAGACACCATTTCCACTATATTCAAATACGCCTCCATAAGCTGGTTTTCCCTCATGAGTATAGTCTAAATCTGATCTATTACCCATAATTCTTCTTGTAGTAAAGGTAGCTATTTTTACCCAATTCTTTTCATCAGTTGTTTTAGGATCTTTATTAACTTGATGAAGAAAATGATGATAACCATACCTATCTTTAAATTCAGTAGCATGTCTACCATCAAGTAAATCTGCATTTAGTCCTGAATTTGGACCATCATTTGTTTCGTTCCATATTTTATAATCATTAAAAGTAATGGCAGGAACTGCGCCACTATCATCTGCTGTACATACAAAGTTTAGCAAATGTCTATCAATAGCAAAATTACCCTGAGCCTCAGTTGCTTTAAACCTTAAAGTAAAATTAGCATCCTCTCCATCTGACTCTTGAATATCTCCTCCAAATTTAATAGCCATTAAAGCTCCGCTATTATCAAAACTATCGCGTAGCAATAAATTATTTGTAAGTACCTTTGATGTTTGTTCTTCTTGTAATATAGTGCTGTTATCAGCCACAATATTCACCTTCTATTAATTTTAGTAACTCTTCGTAATCAGACGAATCTGTTCCGCCCTGGAATTGTTATCTATTCATATGCTTTTTGCATACCTGTATTTTTATTATATTACATTTATATAGAATAATATAGTTATTTCTGTCAAATTTTATATTGAAAGTAATTTCTTCTATATAATTTAATTGATTTAATATATATACATATTTAGCTATATATATATTGAACTTTCTCTATAACGAAATAGAAATATTTTCAAATTTATATTTTTTCAAATCAGATTTATACTAGTTTTATTTAATTTTCAAATCCAAAAATTTGCCACAATCTATGCATAGTCGATTTCGAAAAAAAAACCTCTTTATTTAATTTTTTATAATTCCGCTCAAACCATTGAAAAATACCATTTTTTTATTTCGGGAAATTTACATTTCCCGAAAACACACTTTTTAGTAACGCTATTTTTACCTGTTTCATCAAAATTCAAACTAGATTTATTTTACTCTTGAATACAATTCTTTCTCACAACAAATATATCCCTATATAATAATTCGGCTTTCACAATGTAATATTTTTTCCTTTTTTGTAAATAATATAGGGTGATAATTTTGTTTTTTTGAGATTTATAATATTAAATTAAATAAATAAATAAAATTATTTGTTTAATTTGTTGAAATATGGAACAATTAACTATATTTTTTAAATTAACATATATTATAAAATAAAATAAGCATCACAAAACAATTTATTTTTTGGCTATTCTGTGATACTTATTTATATATTTAGCTGCTATATTTATAGAAAGAGAGATTATTAACATTATGTGCTTACTTAATAGGAGTTTAATGCGTTTAAATTTATGGATAGAATACATAATTAAATATTAGCAGCATAAATTCAATTTTTGTGGGAGATGAAAGCCAAAGAACATATTATTAATACATTTACTTTAGCTTTCAAGGTATATTATAGATAACGAATAAAAATGGATGAGATTCAACGTTTCTATAGAGTTTAAAATTGAAAAACTATATGTCGAAATCGACTTTAAACTTCAAAAACTTCATCATCTATACTTATAGGGATACGGTGCCCGTTAATGGGCTTTATGGTGTATTGCATATTTATTATAACACTTATATTTTTGTATTACAATAACATTTTATATATTTTTTTCTAATTTTTCTTATTATTGTATGTTTCCATCATTGTCTTTATAATATTTATGCTTTGTTTCTTTTCCAATATGGATTTAAGTACCTGATCCATAAATGTCGTTCTGAAAATATAATATTTTACTAAAGTATATAAATCAGAGGAATATCCATTAATAATATTATTAGAAATATAACTTTTAACTAACCCTTTTATATCATTCTCTGTAACCTTATACCCTAAGTTTTGTTGCTGATGCTTAATTATAGAAAAGTATTCAATTTCTGCATTCCTTAAATCCATATTAGCAAGCTCCAGCTTTCGTTTAAAATTTGAATAATCAAAGCTTGCTTCTGTGTGAAGGTTGTCCAGCCTGCTTACAATTCCCATAACTTCAATTGGTGTTGGCTTTAATGGAATGACTATGGAATTAATTTTTAAAAGATATTCATTTTCTTTATCTTCCCATTCTTTATTTGTATAAGTTGACTGAATCATAATAGTCCTCCATTAACTTATATTACCCATTTTATTTTCTAAAGCAGCATATTCCATTAGAAGCTTAAATTTATCATTAACATATTTATATTCTGGTGTGTCTTTTTTATTGAAATCACTTATTCCAGAAACTAATATTTCTAATTCTTTCTCAGATAAAGCTGGTCCAGAGCAATTATCAAATCCAAGATATATAATTTTTCTCGGTTTAATTATTTGAATTTCCTTTTCAAGTAACTTATTATTTATCATGTCATCATTTGTCTTTTCATAAAGCGTTAAGTATATATCATAAAAATCTGCACCATTTCTATCGTAAAATTCCTTTATTCTTTCTTCTATAATACTGAGTTTAGATTCATTCAAGTTAATAGCAATTATTGTATCAGCTGCATAATTGCCAAATAATGAATCCTTGAGTATAAAATTCTTCCTTACAACATCAAAAATCTTTTGTATAATTTCACCATTAGCAAAATATTTATCTTCAATTCCTTTATTCACAATATGTAAAGAATTGAAATTTTCCTCGTTGTTCTTCATTATTACATCTATTCCTTTCTTAAAGCAAAAAATATCCCAAATTTTCGTTTTAGAGAAGTTTTACAAATGCTTTATATAATCAGCAATTAGATCCAAAGACTCCTCATCTATTTTTTTATCTGATTTCATCTTTTCTATTAAAATTAATAAATTGAAAATATCTTTTTTGTTTATATCAAAACTATTTATCATAAAATCTTGCTGCTCTTTTGTAATTTTAATTGTTTCAAGAAAATCATATATTATTACTTGAACAGGATCATTATAGCCCTCTCCAACAAGATATTTAAAATAATAGGCCACTGCACTTTTAAAATAATCCTTCATTTTATAAAACCTCTCCTAAAATTTTATTTTATCAAAAGCTTCAGTTCCTCATGATCTTACGTCTCCTGAAGCATTATATCCCAAAGTTTCTAACTCCCATTGTAATTTTTTCTCTCTATTAAAGTTTTTTTCTTCTAATAACTCACTTTCTAATTCCTTCTTTTTATTTCTAAACTTTATAAAATCGTTAAATAATTTGTATCTGTTAAGTTCAAACCTATCAAAAGCTCCAGCTTTAATAAGTGCTGTCACATTTCTTTTAGAGAATGGATTTCTCACATTTATCACTATTTTTCCATTTTTATCACGCTTTCGTGTGACATTAGCATAGTTTTTACTAAGTTCTTTTCTTAAGGTACCATTATTTACATCATCTAAAGTCCTTTTTAAAAAATCATCAAAAGAAGTAAAAGGTCCATCAATTTTTATTAAAACTCTAACTGAATCAAGTACAGTTTTTCCAATTTCTTTTATTCCAAGAAGACCAAACCTTATACTTTTATCTCCATTGTTTAAACCAACATTAAAATCTGCCTTAGATTCATTTATATCAGGAGGAAAAATTTTAATATGTCTCTGTTTAACCTCTCCTAAGGTTTTTGTAATCTCTTCTGTTTTTCCATCCATAGCATAAAAATTCATACATGCTGCTGCATATTCTGCTGGATAATATAAACTAAGCCAAGCTGTCTTATAGGCTAAAAATGCATAGGCATAAGAATGGGATTTATTAAAACAGTATGCTGCAGAAGTTTCTATATTTTTAAAAACCCTTAAAGCTTCTTCTTCCGAAAAACCAAGCCTTAATGCGCCAACGCAATACTTTGAAGGTTCCTTTGAAATTCCGCATACCTCTCCTTTTTCATTAAATAAGGACTGTTTTCCATAAACAAATTCATTTCTAATTTCTGCTATCCTTCCCTTATCCTTTTTGGCTATGGTCTTTCTTATTCTCAAGTCTGCATTTCCAAGACTGTAACCAGCCATAACTTGTCCAAGTTTTATAAGTTGTTCCTGATAAATCAAAACACCTTTCGTGTCTTTGCCTACAGAATCTATTAAATTATTTTCTATATCTCTTCCCATAACTGCAGCCTTATATTTATCAACCATTGATTTTCCATCAACACCTTTAGCTAAAGGCCCTGGGCGATTGCAGGCATTTACTGTACTGAGTCCATCTAAATCCGATACCTTAAAGTCTCTTATCATTTGTGTTGCCACATATTTAGACATTTGAAATATATTCTTTGTATTTCCATTCCTTAAAAAGCGGTAAACTTTTTCGTCATTTGTATCATCACTTTGAAACCATCTTCTTTCAAGTCCTATAGTCTTCATAGCTTCTTTTATAATGCTCAACGACTTTAATCCAAGAACATCAATCTTCAAGCCATGAAGATAATGAATTCCTTCCATATTAAATTGAGATACCAATAAAACAGCAGATTCACTACCAACCATAAGAGGCATGTGCTTTTTTATTTTTTGAGATGAAATAACAACTCCTCCTGCGTGAATACTCACTTTGCTTATTCCACCGCATAGCTTTTTTACAGCCCTTTCAAGCTTCCTGTCTCTAGCAAATAACTTTTGAAGCTTATCATAAATAATAGCTGCTTGATTAATTTCTCTTTGTGATAACTTGTTATGATTATAGGGATTTTTTTTAATATCTTCTAAGAGCTCATAGGTCACACTTTCCCCGCCTAAAAAATCTGGGATATTCCTTGTAATATCATTCTTAAATTTATTATCATAGCCATTGTTTCTTGCCAAAACTGCTTTGATTGCACTTTTTATTTTATACTTATTAAAAGCTGCAATCTGGCAGACATATTCAATTCCATATTTGTTTTGAAAATATTCAATAGCCTCTTTCCTGTCTACACTAGATACATCTGTGTCTATATCTGGCTCATCCATTCTTTCAGGATTTAAAAACCTTTCAAAAATAAGATTATTTTTAACAGGATCAATATTTGTTATATCTAAACAGTAAGCAATTAAACTTCCAGTACAAGAACCTCTTCCTGGTCCTAAAAGAATATCATTATTTTTACAATATCGACACCAATCCCACAATATTAAAAAATAACTACTGTATCCCATAGATGTAATTATTGTATATTCATAATTTAGTCTTTTAATATATTTTTTTATGGAGCTTGTCTTCTTTCCTAATAAAAATTTCTTTTTAAACCCTAAAAACATTTCCTTTTTTAAATAACTATTAGGAGTATATCCCTTTGGACACTTAAAGGATGGCATAAGGCTTTTTGTACCCTTTGGAGTAATATCCACATTGCACTTATCAGCAATCTTTCCTGTATTTTCAACTGCTTCGAGGGGGATATCATTTCCTTTGCACCAGCTTATCATCTCTTCAGGAGTTCTCATATGGCTATTTACCTTAGAAACTTCCATATTATTTATAGATTTTAAAATATCCTGATATTCTTTATCTTCTTTATAAATATAATGAGTGTCTCCCGTAATCACCAAAGGCAAACCAGTTTCCTTATGAATTTTTAATAGAGCTCTATTTATGCACATTACTTCATCACAATCATCATAAGGCAATATTTCTAAGTAAAATTCATCAAAAATATTTTGAAAATATAAGGCTAAATCCTTTGCTTCTTCATATTGATCATTTATAATAAAATGCCCTATTTTGCTGTATAATCCACCACTTAAGGCTATAATCCCTCTTCCATGCTCCTCCAAATAACCTTCCTCAGCTGATGGCATTTCATAAGAAGGAAGTTTTACTTTATGTATTCCTGCCTCTGTGGTTATTGCATACAAATTTTCTAACCCTTCCTCATTTGCTGCAAGAAGAACCAAATGATATATTTCTTCATATTTTAATTTTGCTATGTCAATGTAACTATCAATATGATAGATTTCATTTCCATAAATAGGCTTCAATTTTTTACAAATATTATTCTCCACTTGTTCTATGCAGGCCTTATGATAATCTATTAATCCATACATATTTGAATTATCAGTTAAAGCAAAGGCCACTATTTCATGCTCTCCATTGGAATTATTATATTCATTAATAGCCTTAACATACTCTACTGGAGGAGTTAGAGAATCCTTTATTGAAAACTTAGTATGATTGTGAAGCAATGCGTATCTCATGTCATCCTCTCCTAATAATAAATTAATCTAATTTTCTAACATAAAATAAATTCAATCCTCTAACATAAACTTAATCTAATCTTCTAGTACACAAAGTATATCTCTTTCATTTAATATTATAAATTCATCATCTCCATTTTTTATTGGAGAACCTGAAAAGGTAGTATATGCAATTCTATCTCCTTCTTTAACCTGCATAGAAACTCTTTCACCATTTTCAAGAAGAGCCCCATCACCAACAGCTATAACTCTTCCAACATAAGTAGGTTCTTTATCCTTACCTGGAATTATGATTCCAGAAACAGTTTCCTCCCCTTGCTTTTCTTCCTTTACGATGCATCTTGCTCCAAAAACCTTCATTACTATTTCCTCCTTATAATTTTAAAATACTAATTTCTTATCCTTGCTAAACTTAATAAGATATACCTATACCATCATCAATAATATTTTTATTGTCCATGCTTTTTATAATGTCTTCAATTTCGATTAATGTGCTATTAACCACTTCTTTGTAATAAGCTTTTTTCTCTATATTAAAAATATCCATTTCATCTTTAACAGTACCTACTACGGCTATATCATTAACTTCTTGGCTAATACCAATACCTTCATTTTTTGAAATACTTTTATTAGTACCATTTGTTTTAATTCTATTTTTCTTCCTTGAAGACATATTTTTTTCGACGTCGATTTCGACTTTTTGCTCATGATTAAGTTTAGCTATTTTGTTTTCTTTTTCTATTGTAACACTTTTTCTGCTATTTTTAACTAATTTTTCTTCAATTTTTCTTTTTTTACTTTGAGCTTTCTTTTGATTTTCTTCAACTATTTCATGTGACTCAGTCACTTTATCTAATTCATCATGTACCCCCAACTTACAAAGCTCTTGGGATGTAGAGGATTCTTTTGAATCAATTAGTTTTTTTTCTTCAGATATTTCCAAGGATTCATTAAAATTACCTATATCACTTAACTCAGTTTCAACCTTTTTATTCTGCTTCAAAATCATTAAGATTAACTCTTCCTTTGATATGTCTATCAGCTTTTCAGCTTCTTTACTACACTCTAAACATATTCCATTTTTATTTACCTCTAAAGCTTCCCTTTTACATACTTTGCATATATGAACTTCACTTAGATCTTCCTCAGTGACATTCTTTCTACAGGTAAAACAATAATTAATTTCCCTTATTTCTTCTACTTCCGCATAACCTTTAAAGTACTCTGTTATTTTTCCATTAACAATTTTAGCAGCTCTTTTTTCAATTTTTTTAACTATTACTCCAAAGTTACTTTGACCACATGCTTTACAGATTTTGCACATAAAAAATACTGCCTCCTTCTATTATTGTCAGCTCTCCAAATATATAACTTAAATATTAATCTATATTTATTTTATTATATCAAATGGATTTGCTTTTGATAATATAAGTTTGATAAAAAATTTAAGTAACATAAAATGTAACAATATTAAGTACTTATTTTGATACAGTATATGAAACTAATATAGTTACACTAGTTGTAACAAAAAAAGTCATAAAATATGTATCATAATTAGTTACATATTTTGTGACTCCTTTACTGATATTTTGGTAATTAAACCATTGCTCCATCTGCACCTAGCCAGTATCCATCTATAGAAGAATTGCTTATCATAACTCCTGTTTGATCTAAATAATACCATTTGCCATTATCATTTATCCAGCCAACCTTTGGCATTCCATTACTATTTATGTAATACCAATTATTATTTACTTTTATCCATCCACTTACTGGATGACCTGATGGGTTTGTAAACGCCCTACTAACTGAAGGGGAAAAACCACTTGAAGTTGTTGCGTTATATATTGTCCCACTTGGCGAATAATTAGTTGTAGTTGTTGGTCTCAATACTACAATATTGTTATTATTATCATTATTAGTGCTATTGTTGCTTGAATCTGAATTATTATCGTCATTTGAGGTATTTCTATCGATTTTTCCTGCTGTATCATTTACAGTATAATTAGTACCATTTATTGTTGCCGTAACAATTACTTTAATATATTTATTTCTATCACTGCTTTTTAATCTATATTCTTTTTCATCAGCACCACTTATATCTGTGTACTCTCCATCTCTTGTATCAGCTCTTTGCCATTTATAATCCAAACTTGGCTCTGTTCCTGTATATCTTACGTTAGCTTTCAATCTATGGCTTACTTCTTCTGTTCCACTTATTGAAACTGATTCTAAAATTGAATCAGAGCCAGTGCTAGATGCAGTTTGTCCTGTTACAGTGATAAGTGTATTTACTGTAATTCCACTTCCGT
This genomic stretch from Clostridium saccharoperbutylacetonicum N1-4(HMT) harbors:
- the dnaE gene encoding DNA polymerase III subunit alpha; translated protein: MRYALLHNHTKFSIKDSLTPPVEYVKAINEYNNSNGEHEIVAFALTDNSNMYGLIDYHKACIEQVENNICKKLKPIYGNEIYHIDSYIDIAKLKYEEIYHLVLLAANEEGLENLYAITTEAGIHKVKLPSYEMPSAEEGYLEEHGRGIIALSGGLYSKIGHFIINDQYEEAKDLALYFQNIFDEFYLEILPYDDCDEVMCINRALLKIHKETGLPLVITGDTHYIYKEDKEYQDILKSINNMEVSKVNSHMRTPEEMISWCKGNDIPLEAVENTGKIADKCNVDITPKGTKSLMPSFKCPKGYTPNSYLKKEMFLGFKKKFLLGKKTSSIKKYIKRLNYEYTIITSMGYSSYFLILWDWCRYCKNNDILLGPGRGSCTGSLIAYCLDITNIDPVKNNLIFERFLNPERMDEPDIDTDVSSVDRKEAIEYFQNKYGIEYVCQIAAFNKYKIKSAIKAVLARNNGYDNKFKNDITRNIPDFLGGESVTYELLEDIKKNPYNHNKLSQREINQAAIIYDKLQKLFARDRKLERAVKKLCGGISKVSIHAGGVVISSQKIKKHMPLMVGSESAVLLVSQFNMEGIHYLHGLKIDVLGLKSLSIIKEAMKTIGLERRWFQSDDTNDEKVYRFLRNGNTKNIFQMSKYVATQMIRDFKVSDLDGLSTVNACNRPGPLAKGVDGKSMVDKYKAAVMGRDIENNLIDSVGKDTKGVLIYQEQLIKLGQVMAGYSLGNADLRIRKTIAKKDKGRIAEIRNEFVYGKQSLFNEKGEVCGISKEPSKYCVGALRLGFSEEEALRVFKNIETSAAYCFNKSHSYAYAFLAYKTAWLSLYYPAEYAAACMNFYAMDGKTEEITKTLGEVKQRHIKIFPPDINESKADFNVGLNNGDKSIRFGLLGIKEIGKTVLDSVRVLIKIDGPFTSFDDFLKRTLDDVNNGTLRKELSKNYANVTRKRDKNGKIVINVRNPFSKRNVTALIKAGAFDRFELNRYKLFNDFIKFRNKKKELESELLEEKNFNREKKLQWELETLGYNASGDVRS
- a CDS encoding co-chaperone GroES, translated to MKVFGARCIVKEEKQGEETVSGIIIPGKDKEPTYVGRVIAVGDGALLENGERVSMQVKEGDRIAYTTFSGSPIKNGDDEFIILNERDILCVLED